Sequence from the Rhizobium sp. TH2 genome:
GCCGCAATAGCAATGCGGTGCGACCTGGATGTGGAAGGCCTCCGCCATCGCCGCGATCTTCTTGGTTTCCAGTATGCCGCCGGAGCGGCCGAGATCGGGCTGCAGGATTGTCGCCGCGCGCATTTCGATGACGCGGGCGAATTCGAACTTGGTGGTCAGCCGCTCGCCGGTGGCGATGGGGATGGAGGTGCCGCGCGCGACCTGCGCCATGACCTCGGGCATATCCGGCGGCACCGGCTCCTCGAACCACAGCGGATCGTATTTTTCCAGCGCGCGGGCCATGCGCAGAGCCCCCGACGCGGTGAACTGGCCATGCGTGCCGAACAGGATGTCGGCCCTGGTGCCGACGGCTTCGCGCACCGCCTTCACCATGCGTTCGGAGAGGTCGATATCGATCAGCCGCGGTTGGTGGCCATCATAGATCGTATAGGGGCCGGCGGGATCGAACTTGACCGCGTTGAAGCCTTCCTTGACATATTCAAGCGCGGTGGCGGCAGCCATATCCGGGTCGTTATAGACGTTCTTCGTGCCGGCGAGATCGGCGGGCACCACGCTGCCGGATTTCGGATAGAGATAGGTATAGGTCCTGAGCCGTTCATGCACCTGCCCGCCGAGCAGCTTGTAGACCGGCTTGCCGGCCTCCTTGCCGATAATATCCCAGCAGGCGATTTCGAGTGCCGAGAAGCAACCCATCATGGTCACGTCGGGGCGTTGCGTGAAACCCGAGGAATAGCAGTTGCGGAAGAACGTCTCGATATCGTGCGGATCGCGGCCGACGAGATAGCGCGCGGCGCAATCCTCGATCAGCTTGGCGGTGAGATGCGGATCGAAGGTCGCGTTATAGGCCTCGCCATAGCCGACGACATTGCCATCCGTCGTCAGCTTGACGAAGATGAAATAGGGGCCGCCAAAGCCCGCCTCGTTGGCCACGACCCAGGTCTTCACATCCTTGATCTTCATGAAATCCGTCTCCCTTGAAAGCGGCTTACCTGTAGCCGATTTCATGAGCGCGTGCACGCCGGGAACCGTCAGGAAGAAGGCGGAATTTGAACCGGGCGCCAGAGAATGAAAAGGATGGAAGATGTGCATAACGCAACATCGGGCTTGCGATGCGGGTGCGCATCCGGTTCGATTCCCGTGACAGGAGAACGCGATGAGCGAACCATCCATCAAACTCGAAGCCAGCTGGAAAGCGGCTCTGGCCGGTGAATTCTCAGCACCCTATATGGCCGCCCTCAAAACCTTCCTGCTCGAGGAGAAAAATCGCGGCAAGGTCATCTTTCCGCGCGGACCTGAATATTTTCGCGCGCTCGATCTCACGCCGCTCGGCAAGGTCAAGGTGGTGATCCTCGGCCAGGATCCCTATCACGGCGACGGGCAGGCGCATGGCCTGTGCTTCTCGGTGCAGCCCGGCGTGCGCATTCCGCCGTCGCTGGTCAATATCTACAAGGAAATGGCCGAGGATCTCGGCATTCCACCCGCCCGTCACGGCCATCTCGAACATTGGGCGAAGCAGGGCGTTCTGCTGCTCAACAGTGTGCTGACGGTGGAACGCTCGCTCGCCGCCTCGCATCAGGGCAAGGGCTGGGAGCGGTTCACCGATGCCGTGATCGCCCGCGTCAACGAGCAGGAAAGCCCGGCCGTGTTCATGCTCTGGGGCTCCTACGCCCAGAAGAAGGCCGCCTTCGTCGATCCGCACAAGCACCTGATCCTCAAGGCGCCGCATCCCTCGCCGCTCTCGGCGCATAACGGTTTCTTTGGCTCGAAGCACTTTTCAAGGGCCAACCGGTTCCTCGAGTCGAAAGGGCTCGCGCCGATTGATTGGGCCTTGCCGGAGAAGCCTTGAGCTCCGGTGCCTCGCGCCAGAAGGCCCCGCCCCAAACCCCTCCCCACAAGGGGGAGGGGCTTAACCCGCCGCACTGTCTCGGCCCACTCGACGTCGTGCAAGCCATACCGTTCTCGGTGCAATATCTCGACGGAAGCTTGGGGCAGGCGGTCACCACGGATTGGCCCCTCCCCCTTGTGGGGAGGGGTGCGGGGCGGGGTCTTCAAGCCCAGAGCGAAATTTTTCATGAATAAATTCAACGTCTTATTCGATCCAAAAGAAAATATCTCGCCATTTCCCCTGAATTCTTCCATTCTCCCAGCACTATTCCCTTCAATATCAATCCCTTACGCGAAAAAATCCACACGCTCTCCGGCGACCTTATAATCATCCCCGTTCCGTATCGGCTACACCTTGAGGCGTCAGGGCGAGGCGGGACCGGTGACCGGCATGGAGAAGCGACGTAAGTCTCCATGCAGGGCGTCCGCGAGAAGGGCCAGTCCTCTGGGGACGGCGGCCGAAAGGCTGAGTTTCGCCCCGGACGTGCGCTGTAGCGCACACATTATCGTTCTCCAGTCCCGAAAGGATGGAGATACGGGGGCAGTGCTGGCGAGTTCGGGGATGGAGACACCGTTTGACGGGGCACGGCGACGTGTCTTAACGGCCCGTTCCACAGGCGGGCCTATTACCTCGGCACGGAGACGTGCCCCGGCCGATCCTCTTTGCCCAAGGCGAAGGGATCGGGGACGTGCATGGTCAAACCACGGGGCGGAACCGCCCGCGTGAACGAAGAGGCGTGTTTTGGAGGGAGCGAAGATATTGCCGATGAATTCCCCCAAAACACCCAAACCCCGCGAATTCCAGCCTCATTGGCCCGAACAATCTTTACACTTTTACCCGTCCGGGATATGCGGGCGCACATGAGCACTGAAAACCGCACGCCCCTGTCCCATATCCGCAATTTCTCGATCGTGGCCCATATCGATCACGGCAAGTCGACGCTGGCCGATCGCCTGATCCAGACCACCGGCGGCCTGGCCGATCGTGAAATGTCCGAGCAGGTGCTCGACAACATGGATATCGAGAAGGAGCGCGGCATCACCATCAAGGCGCAGACCGTGCGCCTGCATTATCTCGCCAACAATGGCGAGAAATATGTGCTGAACCTGATGGACACACCGGGCCATGTCGACTTCGCCTATGAGGTCTCCCGCTCGCTGGCCGCCTGCGAGGGCTCGCTGCTGGTCGTCGATGCGTCCCAGGGCGTCGAAGCCCAGACGCTCGCCAATGTCTACCAGGCGCTCGATGCCAATCACGAGATCGTCACGGTCCTCAACAAGATCGACCTGCCGGCCGCCGAACCCGATCGCATCAAGCAGCAGATCGAGGACGTGATCGGCCTCGATGCCTCCGATGCCGTGATGATCTCGGCAAAGACCGGGCTCGGTATTCCCGATGTACTGGAAGCCATCGTCCACCGCCTGCCGCCGCCGAAATCCGGCGATGCCAATGCCCCCCTCAAGGTCATGCTGGTCGATAGCTGGTACGATACCTATCTTGGCGTCATGGTTCTGGTGCGCGTCATCGATGGCGTCCTGAAGAAGGGTCAGGTCATCCGCATGATGGGCACCGATGCCAAATACAGCATCGAGCGTGTCGGCGTGCTGACCCCGAAAATGGTCGCCATCGATGAACTCGGCCCGGGCGAGGTCGGCTTCATCACCGCCTCGATCAAGGAAGTTGCCGATACCCGCGTCGGTGACACGATCACCGAGGACAAGCGTCCCACCGCACAGGCTCTGCCGGGCTTCAAGCCCGCCCAGCCGGTGGTGTTCTGCGGCCTGTTCCCGGTCGATGCCGCCGATTTCGAGGACCTGCGCGCTGCCATGGGCAAGCTTCGCCTCAACGACGCGTCGTTTTCCTTCGAAATGGAGAGCTCGGCCGCACTCGGCTTCGGTTTCCGCTGTGGCTTCCTCGGCCTGCTGCATCTCGAAATCATCCAGGAACGGCTGGAGCGCGAGTTCAATCTCGACCTGATCGCCACCGCGCCATCGGTTATCTACAAGCTCAGCATGACCGACGGTTCAGAGCGCGAGCTGCACAATCCCGCCGACATGCCCGATGTCGTCAAGATCAAGGACATCCAGGAACCCTGGATCCGCGCCACGATCATGACGCCGGACGATTATCTCGGCTCGGTGCTGAAGCTCTGCCAGGATCGCCGCGGCATTCAGGTCGAGCTCACCTATGCCGGCGCCCGCGCCATGGTGACCTACGACCTGCCGCTCAACGAAGTCGTCTTCGATTTCTACGACCGGCTGAAGTCGATCTCCAAGGGCTACGCCTCCTTCGACTACCACCTGACCGACTATCAGGAAGGCAACCTGGTGAAGATGTCGATCATGGTCAATGGCGAGCCGGTCGATGCGCTCTCCATGCTTGTCCACCGCTCGGCAGCGGAAAAGCGCGGCCGCGACATGTGCGAGAAGCTGAAGGACCTGATCCCGCGCCACATGTTCAAGATCCCGATCCAGGCGGCCATCGGCGGCAACGTCATCGCCCGCGAAACGATCTCCGCCATGCGCAAGGACGTGACCGCCAAATGCTACGGCGGCGACGCCACCCGCAAGCGCAAGCTGCTCGACAAGCAGAAAGAGGGCAAGAAGCGCATGCGCCAGTTCGGCAAGGTGGATATTCCGCAGGAGGCGTTTATTGCAGCGCTGAGGATGAGTGATGAGTAGTGGGGGAAGAGGCAGAAGTCACTGTCTCCATCGTCGGCTTCGTCGCAGAAGGTCAACCTAACTTCGTCGAATTCGTGCTTCATGACGCACTCGGTGAAAAATGGCTCTTCCATGATAAAGTTCCGATAGTCAGCGAACTGTATCTTGACGAGCGCTCAAGTTACCCCGTGCCTGCTGTGGTGCGCTGCACGATCGTAGGGCGGTACATCGATGGAGCCGGGCGCCCATTGGCCGTGATCGATACGGGCCAACTCGACCACGTCGAGGAACTCGCCGGCGAAAAAGTCTTTACAGTGCGCGCGGATCAGCTTTCACTTCCGAAGTATCATGCGAAGTCTTGTGACGATCTCAGGCTGAAAGCCTATGCTCTGACCGACCTTGAGGGCGCGCAGGCAGAGCTCTGGTTCCAGTCGCAGCGCGTTGCAGCACGCATTGGATTTGCTGCTGCCAAGCGATGGGCCTATGTGGTTCTTCCCGATTTGGCGATCATTGCAATAGGCCTCAAGCATCTGGGGGAACCTAGCGGGGGTGCTATCTACAAAGATCGAATGTTCGTCGCCTTCGAAAATACCGTTGCAGTATTTAGCTATCCTGACTTGACGCCCGAATTTTCCAGCGAGATTTTTCCGCGATTCAACGAATTCCTTCATATCGATGACCACCAAATCATCATTGCGAACGAGCTAGGTTTTGCGGGCATCTCAATGGATGGCGCGGTTAGCTGGAATAGGTTGTTCGATGACTGGATCGTTACTTACAAAATGGCAGGAGATAAGATCGTCGGGGAGTTTTCGGACGGCGGAAAATTCGAGTTCGACATCCCAACGGAGTTCTGAACCGGCTGCATATGGCGATCAAGATTCCGATGCACTAGCTTGATCTGGCGTCACCTCCGCATCACCCTGGCCGGGTTCCCCACCACCACCGCATTCGCCGCCACGTCCCGCGTCACCACCGAACCCGCGCCCACAATGGCCCGATCCCCGATCGTCACGCCGGCGAGAATAATCGCCCCACCGCCGATCCAGACATCCTCGCCGATCGTCACCGGCTTGGCGATCTCAAGACCTTCGAACCGCATTTTCGGATCCTTGGCGTGCTCCGCGCAATAGACATGCACGCCCGGCCCGAACATGGTGCGGGCGCCGATGCGGACCGGTGCCGTATCGAGAATCGTGCAGCCGGCATTGAAATAGACACCCTCGCCAAGCGCGATGTTGATCCCGTAGGAGCAATGGAAGGGCGCCTCGATGAAGATATCCCCGGCCGCCGATGCAAACAGCGCCCGGAGTTCCGGTGCCAGCGCGCCGCGTTCGTCCGGCGGCATCGTGTTGTGGCGGTGGACGGCGTTTCGCGCCTTTTGCCTCAGCGCCTCCAGTTCCGGATCGAGGCAGCAATACCATTCGCCGTCAGCCATTTTCATTCTTTCGCTCGTCATGCCGCGCCGTCCTTCCGGTATCCGAAGCGAGAAATCCAAGCCGATTGTCTCCCAAGTTGCAATGGCTTGCGGTCGGAACGTCTCTATACTACACATCTGGTATGGGCATGCCCGCTCCGGGCCAGCCCGCTCGCCAAAAGCAGGGGGGACTTACCATGCACAAGTTCAAAATCCTCGACGCCGCGAACGGCCAGTTCCGGGTGCAATTTCTCTACAATTCCGAGGTCATGGTCTGGTCCGAGAACTATGCCTCGAAGGCCAGCGCCAAGAACTGCGTCGAATCGATCAAGAAGAACGCACCGGGCGCCTCCACCGTCGACCTGACCAAGGAAGAGACGGGTTCCGGCTACCGTTTCGAGCTCGTCGAGTCCAAGGATGGGCAGACCTTCGTGCGCTTCAAAGCCTCGAACGGCGAGACCATGGTGCGATCCGAGACCTATGCCAGCAAGGCCAGCGCCAAGAACTGCATCGATTCGGTCAAGACGAACGGTCCAGGCGCCGAAGTGTTCGACGAGACCGGCAAGACGGCCTGACAGACCGGACAGGCGGTCGCGTCTATCGCGTCGTTGAATTCTGACCCGACAGTCGAGCATCATCGACTTTGCTGCGGCAAGAAGGAGTCGCGTCGTGAAGAAGCTGCTGCCGCCTTTTCTTTTCCTCCTGGCGATACTGCTGCTGATCGGGGCCAGATACGTCTGGCCTCAGTCGAACTTGATTCCGCCGCCCTGGCATTGGCTCGGACTGTTGCTCATTGTTGCAGGGCTTGTGGTGGGGATTCCCGCGGCCAATCGTTTCCACAGAATCGGAACCAACATCAGGACATTCAACGAACCCGGCCAATTGGTCACGGAGGGCGCGTTCCGCTATACGCGCAATCCCATGTATCTCGGTTTTTCACTGATGCTGCTCGGGCTGGCGATCGTCTTTCCAATCCTGACGTCCTTCATCGTGGTCGTTGCGTTCGTCGTGATCACCGACCGCTGGTACATCCGGTTCGAGGAAGCGGCGATGGAGCGGAAATTCGGCGATGCCTACCGTGAATATAAGAGCCGGGTCAGACGTTGGCTGTGAAGCAATCACACCGGAACAAACAATGGCCAGCAGCCACTCGCGCTACATCACCGGCAAGCCGATCACCATAAAGGGTCGGCTCATCATCTCCGGCTTCATCCTGCTGGCGGCACTGGTGCTTGGCTTTGCCATCAGCGTGGCACTATACCAGTTCAATCGCGATCTCTTCCGCAAGTCCGACGCGCTCGGCTATGCGCTCTGCGGCGAGGGCCAGCACATCGACGACGTGGCGAGTGGAAGCAAGGGTACGCGGATGATCTGCCGCGATGCCGCGGGCACCGAGGTCAGCGCGCGAAACAACCTGATCGCGGTCAACATGGCGTTGCCCTTCATCATCATGCTTGCCGTGCCGGGTATATTGATGGCCTGGATACTCGATTTCTGGGAAGTGAAACGCCACTGAAAATGAAAAAGGCCCGCATCCCACCGGGATCCGGGCCTCGCTGTCTTCAAGCCGTGACTACTCCGCAGCGCTGACGGCAGCGGCGCGCCGGCCGATCGTCACCTGCGTCAGGATGAAGGCAAGTGCCGCGACCAGCGCGATGCCGGCCACCATTGGCAGTGCCGTGCCATCGAACACCGTGCTGACGATGACCATGGCGAAGGCGGCGGCCACGAAATGCAGCGTGCCCATCAGCGACGAGGCGGTACCGGCGATCTCGCCATGCTCTTCCAGCGCCAGCACGGCGCTGGTGGGAATGACGAGGCCGAGGAAGCCGTAGCCGATGAACAGGAACACCGCCATCACGGGCAGGCTGTCAAAGCCCGAGGCCATCACGGCCGCCATCACCACCATGGTCAGCGCGAAAGCCGTTACGGCAACCTTCATCACCCGTACGAGACCGTAGCGGGCTCCGAAGAAACCCGTCAGCTGTGATACGGAGAAGAAGGACACGGCATTGATCGAGAAGGCGATCGAATACTGCGCCGGCGTCAGCCCGTAATGCTCGATCAGCACGAAGGGCGAGTTGGCGAGGTAGACGAGGAAGCTCGAAATCCCTAAGCCCCCGATGAAGGTCAGCGTCAGGAAGTTCTTGTCGCGCAGCAGCAGTCCATAGGCGGAAAGCGCCGCCTTGATGCTGCTTTCACGCCGATGCTCGACCGGACGCGTCTCTTCCATCTGGGTCGCGAGCAGGACGAGGCCGATGAAGGCCGCGACCGTCACCGCCCAGAACACGCCACGCCAGCCATAGAACTCGATGACGACGCTGCCCGAAAGCGGCGCCAGGATCGGCGAGATCGAAAAGACCAGCATCAGGAGCGACATCAGCCGCGCGGCCTCGACGCCCGTATGCATGTCGCGCACCACGGCGCGGGGGATGACCATGCCGGCAGCGCCACCGATGCCCTGCAGGAAGCGGAAGGCGATCAGGCTCTCGATATCGGTCGCCAGCGCGCAACCGATACTGGCTGCGGCAAAGATGCCAATGCCGAGATAGAGCGGCAGCTTGCGCCCCCACATGTCGGAAAGCGGGCCATAGACCAGCTGCGACAGCGCGAAGGAGATGAAGAACGCCAGCAGGCTGAGCTGGGTCACCGAAGTATCGGAGCCAAGATCCTTGCCAATGGCCGGCAGCGCCGGAAGATACATGTCGATCGCGAAGGGCCCGATCGCGGATAAGAGGCCGAGAATGATGGCCGGACGATAGAAAGAAGCGGTCATGATGTCGTCTTTCATAAAACGCAGGCGGACCAGCCGGATTGCCATCCGCCGCTTGCTTCTATTGATGAGTGATACGGGGGAAGGCGCGGCTTGGGAGGATCGCACCTTCGATAAACACCGTGTCCATAAATTTGGACACGCATGTAAAATTAGACACTATTGTCTAAATCGTCAAGGTGCATTATCTTTTAGTGATGAACAAAAATCTGGCAGTGGCGGAAACCCTGGATTCGATTGCGCCGCGCGGGCACCAGGGCAAGCGCCAATCGATCATCGGTGCCGCGGCGGACGTGTTCTGCCGCGAAGGATTCGGCGGCGCCTGCATCGACGAGATCGCGGTCGAGGCGCGGGTGTCGCGCCAGACCGTCTACAATCACTACCGCGAGAAGGAGACCCTTTTCATGGCGGTGGTGGAGGACGTGCTGGCGCGTGCCAATGCCGCCGTCTTTGCACTGCTCTCGACGTTTCCCGAAAACGCCGACAATCTGGAAGAGGATCTTGCAGCCTTCCTCGTGCGGCTCAACAAGAACTGCGTCTGCAACAAGGACGGCCGCTTCCTGCGCAAGCTGGTGCAGACCGAGGGCGCGCGCTATCCGCATCTTTTCGAATCCTGGCGTCGCCAGGGTCCGTTGAAGCTGACAAGCGCGATCGCGGCGCGTCTAGCGCGACTTAGCGCCAGCGGTGCGCTCGAGATCGACGATTTCGACGTCGCGGCCCGGCAGTTTCTCGCACTCGGCAATGCCGACCTGCAAATGCCGTTGCTGCTCGGCGAGACACCTGCTGAGGTGGAGCTCGAAAGTGCTGCCCGCAATGCGGTGCGGACATTCCTGCGCGCCTTTGGCGGCCGGAAGGTTGAAGGGCCTTCATTCGCCGAGGCGATCTGAATATCTAACGCGCCACTCCGGCCTTCTCCTTCGCCACCCGGTATCGCGCGGCACTTGCCGCCGGCCATTCCTGCCTCGCATCATAATATTCCTCGAAGGCACGGGCGCCATCCGGCAGCACGACCCAGGGCAGTTTCGAGCGCGTATAGATATGAACGTCGGGCATGAAGTCATCCGGCGTGTCGAGAGTGACGATCCGCAGGAACCGCAGCCATGTGCGGCCGCCATAGTCGCTCCACAGCGGCGATCGGCATTCGCTGCAACGATAGATGTCATGCGGATGACCGCTCTCCGTCGCCATGCGCACCGGTTCCGGCGCTTTGCCGAGAAGCTCGATCCGGTCGGCTTCGATCAGGCCGTTGATTGCAAAGGCACTGCCCGTCTGTCGCTGGCAGTCGCGGCAATGACAGCAATGGATGAACATCGGCCGGCCGTGCATTCTATACCTGACGCCGCCGCAAAAGCATTGCCCGTTCCAAGCATCCGGCATACCGCATCCTCCGCCACCGCTGCCGATCCTGACCGATGGAAGGCCAAAAGAAAAGAGGGTGCGGAAACCGCACCCTCTCAAAATCTATGATCCGGAAATAAGGATCAGTTGTCGCTCGCCGCGAACTCGTTCCGTTCGCCGCCATCCGAATCCGGTCCATCATCGCCACCGAGCGAAGCGGTCTCGGTTTCCAGAATGCGGCGAAGGGAGGCAGCGATCGCGACGATACGAGCGCGTTGCTCGGGGTTCGACACCTGCAGGGCAGCGGCATCGACCGCATTGGCCATGCTCTGGCGAGTTTCCGGCTGTACGCTCTGCGCTTCGTTGCCAATGGCAACGACGAGATCGGCAATCGCCTTGTCCTTGTCGGCCGGCGATCCGCCCATGGCGGCGATTTCCGCATTGACCAAAGCCACACAGTTGCCGCCGCTGGCGCAGCCTGCTGCGACGCTGGCTGCGCTCGCAAATGCAATCGACGGAAGCACCGCACAGGCAAAAGCCATCGCAACAACAGTACGTTTAAACATGGTAAATCCCCATAAAACCCTCATTACTAGAAAACGTAACACATTCTTTACCAAGCAACAATTGGAATCTTTCGCACCCGCGAAATATTGCCGGGAGGACGACAATATCACGCTGCTTACACGAAAAATCCGTGCATTTGCACAATAAACCGGCGCATCCCCAAAGTTGAGCTCAGCTGTTGCTTGCTTCTTGATCGCGCGTTTGCCGTTTTCTGTCCTGAATTGGGGCAGATGCATTGCTTCGAGCGTCCCCGAAAACGACAGATAGGTCAAATTTTAGCGATTGGTTTGAGGAGGCCTTAGCGGGTCATCGGTAGATTGGTGTCATCGGCGGAGAGAATATCTGGAAAAACAGGAACCTTCGCCCCAACCAAACGGCACCAGGCCCGGCAACAAAAGGGCAGGCCGGAAAACGGGGATGACTGATATGTTTCGCAAGCTTATCGTCGCGGCTCTCGCGGCTCTGACATTCACCGCGGCAATCGTGCCCGAGGCCAATGCCTGGAACCTCGGCTCCCGCTCGCGCCACCAGCGCGCCGAGATGGCCGCCGCCCCGCTCGCCTTCCAGCTGTTCTGCCTCAAGAACCCCTCGGAATGCCGTAAGTCGCGCCGCTCGGTCGTCGCCTACACACCGAAGATCCGCGCGCTTCTCGTGTCGGTCAATGCCCAGGTCAACCGCTCGATCCGCCCACGCCGCGAGCGTGGCGACACATGGTCGATCAATCCGGCTTACGGCGATTGCGACGACTATGCGATGACCAAGCGCCACAAGCTGATCCGCGCCGGCGTGCCTGCCTCGGCCTTGAAGATCGCCGTCGTCCGCACCCGCCGTGGCGAGGGCCATGCGATCCTGATCGTCAAGACGACGTCTGGCGAATTCGCGCTCGACAATATCCGCAAGTCGATCGTCCGCCGCTCGCGGACCGGCTACCGTTTCGAAAAGCTCGTGTGACCTGAAGATTGTGTGACTGGCCGGGGCCGCGCGTTCAAGCGGCCCTGACCCCCGGCACGGTGCCGGCCAGCGTACCGCGGACCGGCGCCAACCAACAGCCTCACCGCCAACCAATCCTCACCGCCAGTCTCCGCGTCCCCGGAGACTGGCTATCCTCCCCGGCGTCAAACGCCGGGGCTTTTTGGTGTCTACAAATGAGAGCGAGCGTTGCCTGGTATCGTAGCCGGAATGCTTATAGCCTGCGGCGAGCTTCGCCTGCCGCGGGCTGCAATCGTCACAAATGTAGTTAGGTCAACTTGCCAGAATGACGGAAATATTGCCGGTACCGGTGATCTTGAGCGCGCCGAGTTTCCCGGTCGCATAGGCGCCGAGATCGATGTTTATCCGCTGTTGCGCCAGATCGGGATACTCGATCGGGGTATGGCCGTGGATGACGCGGTAGCCGGTGCCCGCGTCTGGCCAGATGAAATCCGGAGGACGCGACCACAAAAGGACTTGCTCGCGCTGGTCCGCGAGCGGGAGCAGAGGGTCGACGCCGGCATGGACGAAGCAGTAGCCGGGCACGGTCAGCATCGAGGGCAGCGCGCCGAGAAACTGCAGATGATCCTCGGGAATGTGGCTCGCCAGTTGGCGGCCCAGACGCGCGGTATCGCGGTCGAGATCGTAAAGACCGTAGGAAGCCAGGGTTTCGCGTCCGCCGAAGTCGAGCCAGCCATTGCCGTAGTTGGCGTTCGTGAGGAAATCAAAGGCGATTTCCTCATGGTTGCCGGCCAGGCAAAGGCGTTTGAAGCCGCTGGGCGGCGCAGAGAGCAGATGATCCAGTACCATCGCCGACGATGGTCCCCGGTCGATATAGTCGCCGAGACAGACGAGCCACTTTTCCCCGT
This genomic interval carries:
- a CDS encoding metallophosphoesterase family protein, with product MLRDLLPRLFGSRKTDRKAPIRPRLHESNMPGVIYVIGDIHGCHKLLRQLESAIAADAEGIDGEKWLVCLGDYIDRGPSSAMVLDHLLSAPPSGFKRLCLAGNHEEIAFDFLTNANYGNGWLDFGGRETLASYGLYDLDRDTARLGRQLASHIPEDHLQFLGALPSMLTVPGYCFVHAGVDPLLPLADQREQVLLWSRPPDFIWPDAGTGYRVIHGHTPIEYPDLAQQRINIDLGAYATGKLGALKITGTGNISVILAS